AGGAAGATTCCCTGGTACTGGGCGACCTGCCGCTGTGCCGCCTGCTGCTGAGCAAGGATGCCAACTATCCGTGGTTCATTCTGGTGCCGCGTCGCGCCGATATCACCGAAGTGTTCGAACTCGAGGACGCGGACCAGCAGCAGTTGTGGGTCGAGACGGGTGCCCTGGCCGAGGCGTTGAAGGATGCCTTCGCCGCCGACAAGATGAACGTCGCGGCTTTGGGCAATGTGGTCAGCCAGCTGCACATGCATGTGATCGTGCGCCATCGCGGCGATGCAGCCTGGCCCGCCCCGGTTTGGGGCAAGGTAGCGGCCATCGGCTACACCCAGGAACAGCTCGACGTTATTCGCCAGCAAGTGCGCGCGCTACTGGGCGAGAGCTTCAAGGAGGCTTGAGGATGTCGCAGGAACTGGAAATGCGCATGATCGAGCTGGAGACCCGCCAGGCCTTTCAGGATGACAGCTTGCAGGCGCTCAATGATGTGATTGTCGAACAGAGTCGAGTGATCGAGCGCTTGCAATTGCAGATGGCGGAGCTGATCAAGCGCTATGAGGAAATGGCCGGCCAGCAGGGCGGCGGAGAAGAGGAAGCGCCGCCGCCTCACTATTGAGACGGCGGCGACAAAGGTTCAGCGGCGCGCGACGGCGACTACGTCTTCGGCCTGCAGGCCTTTGTCG
This sequence is a window from Pseudomonas maumuensis. Protein-coding genes within it:
- a CDS encoding SlyX family protein, which encodes MSQELEMRMIELETRQAFQDDSLQALNDVIVEQSRVIERLQLQMAELIKRYEEMAGQQGGGEEEAPPPHY
- a CDS encoding HIT family protein — translated: MFTLDSRLQEDSLVLGDLPLCRLLLSKDANYPWFILVPRRADITEVFELEDADQQQLWVETGALAEALKDAFAADKMNVAALGNVVSQLHMHVIVRHRGDAAWPAPVWGKVAAIGYTQEQLDVIRQQVRALLGESFKEA